In the Geovibrio ferrireducens genome, one interval contains:
- a CDS encoding DUF3325 domain-containing protein: MVYGIMSLIISFIGFSALALTLDRHWQQFRNGIPGAKEKLALRSAGWLLLLVSVFPCTANWGTAIGLSVWFGIISVSGSVLVMLLSYAPVKAIK; this comes from the coding sequence ATGGTTTACGGAATAATGTCGCTTATTATATCGTTCATCGGTTTTTCCGCCCTCGCACTGACACTGGACAGGCACTGGCAGCAGTTCAGAAACGGTATACCCGGCGCAAAGGAAAAACTCGCGCTCCGGTCTGCCGGATGGCTTCTGCTTCTTGTATCAGTATTTCCCTGCACTGCAAACTGGGGAACAGCAATAGGCCTGAGCGTCTGGTTCGGCATCATAAGTGTTTCCGGAAGCGTTCTGGTGATGCTTTTGTCATACGCCCCTGTGAAAGCAATAAAATAA